A window of Clostridia bacterium contains these coding sequences:
- a CDS encoding iron ABC transporter permease, with product MASRRPLLLALAGALLASVVLGVAAGSVRFALPELWHLIAAGPAAAGTDAAILWQIRIPRVALAALVGLSLGAAGAILQGLFRNPMADPYVIGVSSGAALGAVLAMTGVIAGGAGWAGGLARLVPAAAFLGAVGALVLVYLLARVDGHAPVTYLLLAGVAVSSFLSSAVSLIVYFHPDRLKPVYFWLLGGLTGADWAQVGLVAPYAALGLVAAGTLVRPLNLLLSGEETSHHLGLNVEREKLYALAVGALLAAAAVSVSGMIGFVGLVAPHVVRLLGGPDHRVVVPGAALLGAVFLVLADTVARTAIAPLELPVGVVTSLVGGPFFLYLLRTRKHAGDLD from the coding sequence ATGGCGTCGCGGCGGCCGCTTCTCCTGGCGCTCGCGGGCGCGCTGCTGGCGTCGGTCGTGCTCGGCGTGGCGGCCGGCTCCGTCCGCTTCGCGCTGCCGGAGCTCTGGCACCTGATCGCCGCCGGACCGGCGGCGGCCGGAACGGACGCCGCCATCCTCTGGCAGATCCGCATCCCCCGCGTGGCGCTGGCCGCGCTCGTGGGGCTGAGCCTGGGTGCCGCCGGCGCGATCCTGCAGGGGCTGTTCCGCAACCCGATGGCGGACCCGTACGTGATCGGCGTGTCGAGCGGCGCGGCCTTGGGGGCGGTGCTCGCGATGACGGGCGTGATCGCCGGCGGGGCGGGCTGGGCCGGCGGCCTGGCCCGCCTCGTGCCGGCGGCGGCCTTCCTGGGCGCGGTGGGCGCGTTGGTCCTCGTCTATCTCCTGGCGCGCGTGGACGGCCATGCGCCGGTGACGTACCTGCTCCTCGCCGGCGTCGCCGTGTCGTCGTTCCTGTCGAGCGCGGTCTCGCTCATCGTCTACTTTCACCCGGACCGGCTCAAGCCGGTGTACTTTTGGCTTCTTGGCGGGCTCACCGGGGCGGACTGGGCGCAGGTCGGACTCGTCGCGCCGTACGCCGCGCTGGGCCTCGTCGCCGCGGGGACCCTGGTGCGGCCGCTGAACCTTCTCCTCTCCGGGGAGGAGACGTCGCACCACCTGGGGCTGAACGTGGAGCGGGAGAAGCTGTACGCCCTCGCGGTCGGGGCGCTCCTCGCGGCGGCGGCCGTGTCCGTGAGCGGCATGATCGGCTTCGTCGGGCTGGTGGCGCCGCATGTCGTTCGGCTCCTGGGCGGGCCGGACCACCGCGTGGTGGTGCCGGGGGCGGCGCTTCTCGGCGCGGTGTTCCTCGTGCTCGCGGACACCGTGGCGCGGACGGCGATCGCGCCGCTGGAGCTGCCCGTCGGCGTGGTGACGTCGCTCGTCGGCGGGCCGTTCTTTCTCTATCTCTTGCGGACGCGCAAGCATGCGGGGGATCTCGATTGA
- a CDS encoding ABC transporter ATP-binding protein: MNALLEAEGIEVRLGGTPVLRDVSLAAVTGRVLAVVGPNGSGKTTLLRALTGRVPLARGRVRLCGKPLSAYTPAGRARVMAVVPQEAPMPFALTVWEVVEMGRYPYLGRFGTLSRADRAIVREALERMGVAHLAERRFPTLSGGEKQRALLARALAQRPRVLLLDEPTANLDVNHALELLLLVRRLAREDGLAVVLVEHALAYARRFADEALALKGGRVFAHGDPAEVLSPGRVVELFDVRGAEARRAVQELV, translated from the coding sequence TTGAACGCGCTTCTGGAGGCCGAAGGGATCGAGGTGCGCCTGGGCGGGACGCCGGTGCTGCGGGACGTGAGCCTCGCGGCCGTCACGGGGCGTGTGCTGGCGGTGGTCGGGCCGAACGGCTCCGGCAAGACGACGCTCCTCCGCGCGCTGACCGGGCGGGTGCCGCTGGCCCGCGGGCGCGTGCGGCTCTGCGGGAAGCCCCTCTCCGCCTACACGCCGGCCGGGCGGGCACGGGTGATGGCCGTCGTGCCGCAGGAGGCGCCGATGCCGTTCGCGCTCACCGTCTGGGAAGTGGTGGAGATGGGGCGGTACCCGTACCTCGGCCGGTTCGGGACGCTGTCTCGCGCCGACCGGGCCATCGTGCGGGAAGCGCTGGAGCGGATGGGCGTCGCCCACCTGGCCGAGCGGCGCTTTCCCACACTGTCCGGCGGGGAGAAGCAGCGGGCGCTGCTGGCGCGCGCGCTGGCGCAAAGGCCGCGCGTGCTGCTGCTCGACGAACCGACCGCCAACCTCGACGTCAACCACGCGCTGGAGTTGCTGCTCCTCGTGCGGCGCCTGGCCCGCGAGGACGGGCTGGCGGTGGTCCTGGTCGAGCACGCGCTGGCGTACGCGCGCCGCTTCGCCGACGAGGCGCTCGCGCTCAAGGGTGGCCGCGTCTTCGCGCACGGCGACCCGGCGGAGGTCCTCTCGCCGGGTCGTGTCGTGGAGCTGTTCGACGTGCGCGGCGCGGAGGCGCGGCGCGCGGTGCAGGAGCTTGTGTGA